From the Ctenopharyngodon idella isolate HZGC_01 chromosome 3, HZGC01, whole genome shotgun sequence genome, one window contains:
- the LOC127508890 gene encoding galectin-9-like → MALHQQLPFFNPSVPFSTPIQGGLMDGMIITLSGRVLPDAEEFSVNLHNGSNIALDLKARYECSLNIEHDTSQKWGSEQKRFETPFSRGQLFVLQILVTLGSYKVSINEKPFMDYKHRLPFKSVDSFHVDGKVALNLVAFQLAPHLVAPPGSFKVPYKSIIHGGLHAGKVIIVQGFIQSQPYRIVISLRHKHGIALDYSPRFDENVVVRNTYEDGQWGEEERSKPMPFKKGEPLLVVIFCGQHQYEVFVNGEKAHTYSHRFTNLEEIDVLDIRGDVQLTFVQP, encoded by the exons ATGGCTCTGCATCAGCAACTGCCATTTTTCAACCCA AGTGTCCCGTTCAGTACTCCGATCCAGGGTGGATTGATGGACGGAATGATTATTACTTTATCTGGGCGGGTTTTGCCAGATGCAGAAGA ATTCAGTGTGAACCTTCACAATGGGTCCAATATAGCTCTGGACTTAAAAGCTCGTTATGAGTGTAGCCTGAATATAGAGCATGACACCAGCCAGAAGTGGGGCTCAGAGCAAAAGAGGTTTGAAACTCCCTTCTCGAGAGGCCAGCTGTTTGTTCTCCAGATCCTTGTTACACTGGGGTCATACAAG GTAAGTATCAATGAGAAACCCTTCATGGACTACAAGCACCGTTTACCGTTCAAATCGGTGGACAGTTTTCATGTGGATGGAAAGGTGGCGCTGAATTTAGTTGCCTTCCAGCTCGCG CCCCATCTTGTTGCACCTCCAGGATCTTTT AAAGTCCCGTACAAAAGCATCATCCATGGTGGACTTCACGCTGGCAAAGTCATCATCGTCCAAGGGTTTATACAGTCTCAACCATATAG AATAGTAATTAGTCTACGGCACAAACATGGAATTGCGCTTGACTACAGTCCTCGTTTTGATGAGAATGTGGTTGTGCGCAACACTTATGAGGATGGGCAATGGGGCGAGGAGGAACGGTCTAAACCCATGCCGTTTAAAAAAGGGGAACCGCTGCTG GTCGTCATTTTTTGCGGTCAACATCAATACGAGGTGTTCGTTAATGGTGAAAAAGCTCACACTTACAGCCATCGCTTCACTAATCTGGAAGAGATTGATGTTTTAGACATTCGAGGAGATGTGCAGCTGACCTTTGTGCAGCCCTAG